In the Bacteroidales bacterium genome, GAAATGTAAATTAAAAATAAATTTTATGAGTAAAATTGATGAAAAAATAAGAGTAGGAATAACTCAGGGTGATTGCAACGGAATAAGCAATGAAGTTATTATTAAAACACTTATGGATGCGAGAATTTATGAAATATGTACACCCATTCTTTACGGTTCTTCGAAAGTAGCATCATATCACAGGAAAGTTATGGATGTTGTGGATTTTAATTTTAACACGATAAAAAGTGCCAGCGAAGCTCATTCCAAAAGAGCCAATCTGGTAAACT is a window encoding:
- a CDS encoding 4-hydroxythreonine-4-phosphate dehydrogenase PdxA, whose amino-acid sequence is MSKIDEKIRVGITQGDCNGISNEVIIKTLMDARIYEICTPILYGSSKVASYHRKVMDVVDFNFNTIKSASEAHSKRANLVNCYDKEVKIEMGKSSQVAGELSVVAMEVAVEDLKKNNIDVLVTAPINKYSIQSQNFNYPGHTEFLADNSKLE